GGAAGCGGCGTGACCCCGTCCCGGGCATGACTGGCTCCTTCGGGTTCGTCGTTCAGGCCACAGCATGCACCCTTCGAGGGTGTCAAGGCGAGAGCGAGCGGCGACCCCGCCCACCGCCTGCCTGGTGCGAGGGGCCGAGCGCCGGGAGAAGTGGACGGGGAGGGTTGAACCCCACACGCCCGGCGGATAGGGAAGCCGGTTGCATGCCGCCCCCCCGCCGCCCCCTGTCCAAGAGGCTCCTCGTCGCGTGTCTTCTCCCCGTGCTGCTCGCCGGGGGGGCCGTGGCCGGGAAGGCCTGGCTCGAGGGGGACGAGGTTCGCGCCCGGGTGATGGCCCGGGCCAGGCCCGCCCTGGAGTCACGGTTGGGCCCGGTGCGCCTGGGTGAGGAGTTCCACGTGGGCTGGACGGGCACGGTGACGCTAGGGCCGCTGGAGGTGCCGGGCACCCGTCCCGAGGGCCCTCCGGTGGTGCGCATCGAGCACATCACCGTGCGCCCCCGGTGGCGGGCGCTGCTGGCGGGCCGGATCGAGGTGGGCCGGGTGGTGCTCTCGGAGGTGATGATCGAGGCGGGCCCGTCCGGGCGGGAGCTGCGGGCCCTGGTCCAGCGGATGCGCGCGCCACGTCCCGCCTCGGTCCCCGCGGCCTCCTCGGGGAGTGGGGGCGCGTGGCCGGAGGTGGTGGTGGAGGACCTGCACCTGGCCTTCGAGCGGCGCGGCCGGGTGGAATGGGGCCCACTCTCCGCCCGGGTACGGCGCGAGGACGTGGATGGCATCCCCGGGCTGGAGGCCAAGGCCGGACTGCCCGGCGGAGGACACGCGGAGCTGTCCCTCCGGAAGGCGGAGTCCGGCATCACCGGGACGCTCCAGGTCCGCGAGGTCCCGGCGGGGTCCGTGCTGTCGCTCGCGGAGCCGCCCTGGACCATGGAGGGAGGAATCCTGGAGGCGGAGGCGCGGGTGGACGGCCGGGAGGCCACCTTCTCGCTGGCGGTGAAGGGCCTCGCACTGAGAGATGCCCGGCTCGCGCCCGAGCCGGTGGGGCCGCTCGCCTTCTCGGCGGAGGGCCGTGCGCGCTGGGAGCTGGAGCGCCGGCACGCGAAGCTCGAGTCCCTCCGGGTGGCGGTGGGCGAGCGCCGCGAAGCGGGCGTCGAGGTGACGGGCGAGGCGGACTGGAAGCAGGCCCCGCGCTTCTCGCTGCGCGCCGAGCTGCGGCCGCTCACCTTCGAGCAGGCCCTGGCGGCGCTGCCTCCGTCCCTGGTGCCGGATCAGGAGCTGGCGAAGCTGGAGGGACACTTCCAGGGGACGCTCACGGTGGCCGGCCCCGTGGCCCGCCGGGAGGAGTGGGAGGTCAAGGCGAAGCTCGACGTGTCCAAGCGCAAGGCGTCGGATCCGCCAGGGCCGCTGGCGTGGTTGCGCGCGCCCTTCGACTACCGGCCGCTGACGGCGGAAGGACGCGGGCGGGAGCTGCACATCGGCCCGGGCAACCCCCGCTACGTGCCCTCCGCCGAGCTGCCCCGGGTGCTGGTGCGCGCGGTGCTGCGCAGCGAGGACGCCGCCTTCTGGGTGCACCGGGGCTTCGACTTCGACTCGTTGAGCACGCTGCTGCTCAAGCCCCCGGACGACAAGGTGCGGGGGGGTTCCACCCTCACCCAGCAGCTCGCCAAGAACCTCTTCCTGTCGCGGGAGAAGACATACGCGCGCAAGGTGAAGGAGGCCTACCTCACGCTGGGACTGGAGAGCAGCCTCTCCAAGGAACGGATGCTGGAGGTGTACTTCAACATCATCGAGTGGGGCCCGGGCATCTACGGCATCGGCGAGGCGGCGCGGCACTACTTCGGCAAGGACGCGCGCGAGCTGAGCATCCGCGAGTCCGCCTTCCTCGCCACCATCATCCCCAACCCGGTGCGCTACCACGTGTACTGCACTCGCGGAGAGCTGTCCGAGGTGTGGAAGAAGAACGTGGACAGGCTCCTGGGTGTCCTGCACGAGGGCGGGGACATCACCTTCACCGAGTACCAGGAGGCCCTCGACGCGCCCCTCCCCTTCGCCTGCGGAGACAGCGAGGCCCAGGCGACGGAGGAACAGACGTCCGTCGAGTGAGCCCAGGCCAGGGACTCGTCCCGGCTCACGGGGTGGGCAGAGGGGCGGGTCCGAGATGGGAAGGGTCCCGCACGAACTGCTCGGTGGGCGTGAGCCGCACGTTCGTCAGCCCATGTCGCTCGGCCAAGTCCCTGAAACGCTCGGAGACGACGAGGTCTCCCACGAGACCGCGAGGACGGAAGATGTCCTCTCCCCGCCAGGTTCCCGGTTCCAGGGTGAAACCATGGATGGTGTCGATGCCCGACATGCGGCATTCCGGGCACGAAGGTGGCTCGGAGATGCGCATGCGACTGAACACCAGGTCCACCGCGGCTGGGCCGAAGCAGGTCGA
Above is a window of Cystobacter fuscus DNA encoding:
- a CDS encoding biosynthetic peptidoglycan transglycosylase; the encoded protein is MPPPRRPLSKRLLVACLLPVLLAGGAVAGKAWLEGDEVRARVMARARPALESRLGPVRLGEEFHVGWTGTVTLGPLEVPGTRPEGPPVVRIEHITVRPRWRALLAGRIEVGRVVLSEVMIEAGPSGRELRALVQRMRAPRPASVPAASSGSGGAWPEVVVEDLHLAFERRGRVEWGPLSARVRREDVDGIPGLEAKAGLPGGGHAELSLRKAESGITGTLQVREVPAGSVLSLAEPPWTMEGGILEAEARVDGREATFSLAVKGLALRDARLAPEPVGPLAFSAEGRARWELERRHAKLESLRVAVGERREAGVEVTGEADWKQAPRFSLRAELRPLTFEQALAALPPSLVPDQELAKLEGHFQGTLTVAGPVARREEWEVKAKLDVSKRKASDPPGPLAWLRAPFDYRPLTAEGRGRELHIGPGNPRYVPSAELPRVLVRAVLRSEDAAFWVHRGFDFDSLSTLLLKPPDDKVRGGSTLTQQLAKNLFLSREKTYARKVKEAYLTLGLESSLSKERMLEVYFNIIEWGPGIYGIGEAARHYFGKDARELSIRESAFLATIIPNPVRYHVYCTRGELSEVWKKNVDRLLGVLHEGGDITFTEYQEALDAPLPFACGDSEAQATEEQTSVE